A segment of the Amia ocellicauda isolate fAmiCal2 chromosome 5, fAmiCal2.hap1, whole genome shotgun sequence genome:
ACTTAAGTAGTACAACACTGCAATTAAGCAAATCATTTTTTACAATGGTTTAAATCAATTATCCGATTTGTAttcataattaatttatttcatgaaAGGATAACGTTACGATTCTGTTCCGTCTCAAAGTCTGAGTCCAAACCCTACAAAATCACTACAACACCCTCGGTGACAAATGAACTTCTGTGCACTCATCCTTGAGCCACTGCTGATCAACAGGTGTTGCAAACACTCAAAAAGTCAGACTTCTGCGGTGTGTATAACCGCGTTGTGCACAACAGAGGGCGTTGCGACCATGTTTGCATTAGCTGCCCGTCTGTTTCAATTTAGACAGCGCAAATGGATACACCGGGGGTTATATTATGTGCGACCATGTAGCAACCCCAACATTTACTGACTCTTGTTCCCTTAAGACGgctggaaaataaatatgaatatccACCAGGATTTAGcaaatatatatgatatattggCACTGTGATCGCATTGGTGGAGTTTATCCTTCCCATGTCCACCTCATATTATCAGCATGATAATccaatctttctttcttttttttactgcaACATGAGAATGGATTTGTACAGAAATATCGTTTCCATTTCATATTGTTTACATGTTACATTGAATaattcatttacaaatgaaatgcaaGTAGACTGTGTAATCATTATCATTGAACTCAAACTACAaagcatgtatttaaaataataatgtatcacACTTATTTGACGTGACAATATATGCATTCTAGagctaaaaaaaatatttagagaAAACTAATAATGATTTAAACTGGTttgtgttcatattattataacatTTAGCCTATATCACGTCGTATTAAATTGCTTTAAGCTAACGTAAACCCAAAGACAACTTATCAAGAACTTAAATATGCATACAACgaacaaatataattaataaaaaacacagtaaATGTTGTTACCATCTTTTAAAAGTTCATTTGTTGACTGTGCTTCTTTACTTCCTTCCATGTTGGCGAATGCCACTGTATACGTCCGACGTAGAAATCCAGCGCCTGTGTGGTGCAGTACAAATCCCAATATTACTGGCGAGTTCTCTGAATCTTTTTTACAGTGTAACCCATTTCTACACAAacatcaaaaatatatatttgacttaATTTAATATCACGATTTAGGAAGTCAAAGTTGAAAGGTTATAATCGTTCAACAAGGCACCGGAAGCCAGGTGGCAAATTACCATAGATGATAGACACGTATGTAGATAGGTTATGGCTTTTCAGTCCGCCATCTTGCGTGAGAACAAACTGCGCACTAAAAAGATCTGTAACCAATTTGAAAGTGCAGATATACACAACATTGTGGGGATTTAATTAGCCTTAAcgcttcagattattttctttatttttttttcggTAAATTTATGTGCCAAATTTAATTGCGTGtttgtgaaatacaaaatgtaggaTTTTGTAGTGGTCCTGTTAAACACACCGTCGAACTTAATTGGATCGAAAGCAATGGACTTCACCAAATGAATTAGGTTCGCTTGTGTAGTTGCGTTTGAGAATTCAGTGAATCAAATGAACGAATCTTTACAAACGATTCACTAGATTGAACTGAATCAAATGTATCATTTCGCTacagtgaaatacaaaaacTGCCCACCACAGCTTTGCACGCACTCTGCGTCAAGCATGCGTGGAATGGACAATGGACCAATCGGAATCCACCATGAGATTCGGAAATTGACGAATCATTCCGAAATTGTCCGATGTCTGGAAGCCATCTTGGAAAGAAATAGGGCTATGACTTTTTCGCGGTGGATATATTTGTAAGATAGTATTTGTGTAACGATTCATTATATTTAATACTAATATACAGCTTTCTGTGCGCATGTAGACTGCTTGCCATTTTGATTGTTAGTTGTATTGTGTATCTTTTTTAAGTCTAATTCTAATTAAGTCTAAATGAAGCTGAACCTGTATGATGATCAGAGCAAAACCATGTTGTGACGGTGTCTTAGAAATATTTATAGTAAAGGTAAGTAAGGAAGGATGGGTTAATTGTTGATGTTACAGACCTTGCCATACAGGACACGTACAGACTAGAAATTGTTCAGGGAATGGGTGGACTGCTGTGCAATGTTTACACTTGTCACCTCAGTTCAGCCAGCTAGAATCGTCACTCTTTTCACAATAAAGCAGTAATCTCTGGAAATATATACTCTAATATATACTAGAGCAATAAACGTAGAGCTTAAAAAACAGTATGGATCGAATAGCCAAATATTTAGTGTCAAACGAACCTTACAAATACCATTTCTAGTGTGTGTGATAAAATAATGCACCAGTTTCCCTCTGGTCTGCACAGCTGGGCATAAATGCCAACTGAATGTACACAGTTGATTTCCTAATTTTTAATTAAGATTGTGTGACATTAGTTAGCTTAATTATGTAATGCCTTACAATGTAATTCAAACTCTTTAAGTGTTTAATGTGTTGATATTGGTGTCATTTCCCTTTCTACTCTAACactgatttagtttttcttaaGTAAACTAAATGTTGTACTGTAAATAGTGTTACTACACAGTTCTGAGgatatgtaatgtttttgcTTCTTACAGGTTATAAAGAATTCTTTGCTTGTCAGGGGTGGACATTTGTATCATTATGGACAGCAAGACTGTAACAgatttatttcaaaatggaCAGGTTCTTAAAATTTGTGCCCCAATGGTACGGTACTCCAAGTAAGTCAACTTTTCAGAGCATAGGGATTTTCATAGGCACATGTACACAGTCAGGGATATATCTTTGTGGAACACACATTGAGACTGAATGAGATTTCAAATGAGATGTTCAGTGCATGTTGAGATAAACAAAAGTGCAGCAAAGAGATACTGACCTTAATTCACATATTtggaaaaaatctaaaatgtcaCTTCATgtgtaaaaaatgtttttgaacaAAGATAATTCATGTAACTTAATGTTAGTTTACTAGGGGTAAGATAGAAAGAAAACATACACATATCCAAAATGTTACGGTGACGGATAATAAAAGTCAATGGTACAAATTATAAAGTACCTGCACACTTGCATATatgctaaaaaaatatattttgttaaaccATAGACTCCTCAACATTTCTATTTATTGCAGATCTTTGTCAGTATATAACCAGTTTATAGTTGGATTTTAAGCAAGCATTGtcattgtattattgttgtattttattttttttaaggttgGCTTTTCGAACCCTTGTTCGGAAGTATGACTGCAATCTGTGCTTCACCCCAATGATAGTTGCTGCTGACTTCATAAGATCTGTCAAAGCTAGAGACAGTGAATTTACAACAGACCAAGGTAAACTATTGTCTACTGATATCTTGGTATATCTACATGAATATTATAACTTAATTATGTCCATTTTACATGAAGGATCAATACAGTTCCACTGTAGTACCACTGTAATTCTGGAACTGTAATTGAAATCAAAACATATCTGATGTCTAAGTGCTAGGGTCCCTTTATGAATTACTCAGATTTTGTCATGTgatctgttatatatatatatatatatatatatatatatatatatatatagtgtgtgtgtatatatgtattgctACATTTTCAAAAGCATCTTTCGTCCTTGCATTCCTGCTGCTATTCTAGTCATGCTTGGACCGTAGTGTATTGCAGCTTACAGATATATTTGGAATTGGACTCCACTGGACTGAATTCTGGCAGAGCTGGAATTGAACAAAGGGAATTGACTCCAAGTCTGCATCTCTAGCAGATGCTTCTCTTTTATAATCCCAAGATCTCAAACCTCAggacttgtttttatttttctccttcatCCGTTTCGGAATGTGCAGACCTAGGCCTGGTCAAGGCACTGCCCACCTAGGGAATTACGAACTCCACACTTGTACCCACTCatggttacatttattttctgctaGCTGCTTTCTgctatttacaaataaaaacatcatagggtacaagtttgtagtTTGCATTTCTGGGGGTAGGTCAACTTcttgatttggtccaggcctCAGTCTTATTCTCCcaaatgtaattttgtttcCTCTGTGCCACAGCTGACCGCCCTCTGATCGTGCAGTTTGCTgcgaaggactctcagaccctTGCTGATGCTGCTTGTATCGTTTCCCCTTTTTCTGACGGTGTGGATTTGAACTGTGGCTGTCCACAAAGGTCAATCATCTGTTATACCCGTCTCCAGCGCTCAGGACTCGTAGTCTTCCGACTGATATTGAGGGTCATCTTAATTGagcaaaaaaaatgcaaaagaaaactaaacatttgacccatctgtcttttcttgtcactttgagagggaaaaaaaaaaacagtattctatgatttagtttttgttaatgTTCCTGCCGTTTGTTACTTCATCGCATTATATCTGCAACTCAACCTGGTTAATGGTTAACCAACAATTACACATTGACAAAACACATAAATGCACAAATTGAGGGATGGGTGCAGGTGACCGCATGATGGAGCTTCTTTGGTTTGTGTGCGTTTATTACAGGTGGGCAATGGCAGAGGGATATGGTGCCTGTCTAATAAACAAGCCGGAGCTTGTCCGTGATATGGTGAGGCTGGTTAGTAACCAGGTGGACAATCCCAGTTTTTCTGTCTCCATCAAAGtaaggtaatatatatatatatttttttttttatacaaagcAAAATTAATGGGTGGAATGGCCATATAAGTCCACAGTCACTTGGACACGAAGACAGGATAGAATTTTAAAAATGCCCTTAAActgacaataataaataaagaccAATGGAAATTCAGCTGATTGACAGAATGAGTTTAATACTGATCTACAGATTGCAAATGATGTTGCAGGCATATtgcatattttttattattattattaaatattacaattatttcagtttgatattatacattaaaataataccgGATGTCTAATTGATTGAAAGGTTGGGATCTccagctggaatgaaaaccagatgaCACCATAGCCATACTTAACAAAAGTAAATTACATAATTTGTCCCCTTCACTCGCTGCACTAGAATACACCAGGATGTAAGGTCCACCGTTGACCTGTGTCAGAAGGCAGAGGCAGCAGGCGTGTCCTGGATCA
Coding sequences within it:
- the dus4l gene encoding tRNA-dihydrouridine(20a/20b) synthase [NAD(P)+]-like, encoding MDSKTVTDLFQNGQVLKICAPMVRYSKLAFRTLVRKYDCNLCFTPMIVAADFIRSVKARDSEFTTDQADRPLIVQFAAKDSQTLADAACIVSPFSDGVDLNCGCPQRWAMAEGYGACLINKPELVRDMVRLVSNQVDNPSFSVSIKVRIHQDVRSTVDLCQKAEAAGVSWITVHGRTAEERHQPVNYDAIKIIKDSVSIPVVANGDIKNIKDVELIHQMTEADGVMAARGLLANPAMFAGYGDTPLQCIWDWVDIALEHGTPFTCFHHHLMYMMERITSPQEKTVFNALTSTSAVVDYLNETYS